In Aristaeella hokkaidonensis, the following are encoded in one genomic region:
- a CDS encoding proline--tRNA ligase, translated as MKVRNLVSKRFKETPADCQIASQALMMRGGYIKPVGNGIFTLFPITKRITAKIENIIRQEMNRIDGQEVLFPVTMPADMWRKSGRYDSIGSELLRFKDRSGGDMVLGMTHEEASVQLMTDVADSYTQYPFMIYQIQTKFRDEPRCRGGLIRVREFTMKDAYSFHTSQEDLEQYYMRCYEAYNRIYARCGVPEVVAVASDSGMMGGKVSHEYMLLTDVGEDTIVLCHDCDYRANMEAAPCLLNNEPGEIAPLEKVDTPNVKTIEDLCAFLKIKPQQTCKAVMYQRNVDDSFVIVFVRGDLDVNETKLRNYLKAEVHPAVVTEDSGIHAGFTGPMGLPEGTTVVYDSSLKGIEWLATGACEEDKHYIGFNIARDIGEVEYVDVAKAFDGGICPVCGKPSIYTSRGIEVGNIFQLGTKYTESMDMTYVDQDGSLKHPIMGCYGIGVGRLAASVCEAHHDDYGPVWPMSIAPWHVQICSLRADQPEVIEMSQKLYDALTARGVEVLWDDRSVSAGVMFSDADLFGVPLRVVVSPKGLQNGTIEIATRDKSMKELVPVNEAEDFVVRFVEDALAKLECKL; from the coding sequence ATGAAGGTCAGAAATCTCGTATCCAAGCGTTTCAAGGAAACTCCTGCGGACTGTCAGATTGCCAGCCAGGCACTGATGATGCGCGGCGGCTACATCAAGCCCGTGGGCAACGGCATCTTTACGCTGTTTCCCATCACCAAGCGTATCACCGCGAAGATCGAAAACATCATCCGCCAGGAGATGAACCGCATCGACGGACAGGAAGTGCTGTTCCCGGTCACCATGCCCGCAGATATGTGGCGCAAGTCCGGCCGGTATGATTCCATCGGCTCTGAGCTGCTGCGGTTCAAAGACCGTTCCGGCGGAGATATGGTGCTTGGTATGACCCACGAGGAAGCTTCCGTCCAGCTGATGACGGACGTGGCTGACTCCTATACCCAGTATCCGTTCATGATCTACCAGATCCAGACGAAGTTCCGGGATGAACCCCGCTGCCGCGGCGGCCTGATCCGCGTGCGCGAGTTCACCATGAAGGACGCCTACTCCTTCCACACCTCCCAGGAAGACCTGGAGCAGTACTATATGCGCTGCTACGAAGCCTACAACCGCATCTACGCCCGCTGCGGCGTGCCGGAGGTTGTGGCGGTGGCCAGCGACAGCGGCATGATGGGCGGCAAGGTGAGCCATGAATACATGCTGCTGACCGATGTGGGCGAAGACACCATTGTGCTGTGCCATGACTGCGACTACCGTGCCAACATGGAAGCGGCTCCCTGCCTGCTGAACAATGAGCCCGGTGAGATTGCTCCGCTGGAAAAGGTGGACACCCCCAACGTCAAGACCATTGAAGACCTGTGTGCCTTCCTGAAGATCAAGCCCCAGCAGACCTGCAAGGCTGTGATGTACCAGCGCAACGTGGACGATTCCTTCGTGATCGTGTTTGTCCGCGGCGACCTGGACGTGAACGAGACCAAGCTGCGCAACTACCTGAAGGCTGAAGTGCATCCCGCCGTCGTGACCGAAGACAGCGGCATCCATGCCGGCTTCACCGGACCGATGGGCCTGCCGGAAGGCACGACCGTTGTATATGACAGCTCCCTGAAGGGCATCGAGTGGCTGGCCACCGGCGCCTGCGAGGAGGATAAGCACTACATCGGCTTCAACATCGCCCGGGATATCGGCGAAGTTGAATACGTGGACGTGGCCAAGGCCTTTGACGGCGGTATCTGCCCGGTATGCGGCAAGCCCTCCATCTACACCAGCCGCGGTATTGAAGTGGGTAACATCTTCCAGCTGGGCACCAAGTACACCGAGTCCATGGATATGACCTATGTGGACCAGGATGGCAGCCTGAAGCATCCCATCATGGGCTGCTACGGTATCGGCGTAGGCCGCCTGGCTGCTTCCGTCTGCGAAGCACATCACGATGATTACGGCCCCGTCTGGCCCATGAGTATCGCTCCCTGGCACGTGCAGATCTGCTCCCTGAGAGCCGACCAGCCGGAAGTGATCGAGATGAGCCAGAAGCTGTATGACGCCCTGACTGCCCGCGGCGTTGAAGTACTGTGGGATGACCGCAGCGTTTCCGCCGGCGTCATGTTCTCCGACGCTGACCTGTTTGGCGTGCCGCTGCGCGTGGTTGTCAGCCCGAAGGGCCTCCAGAACGGCACCATCGAAATTGCGACCCGTGACAAGTCCATGAAGGAGCTTGTGCCGGTGAATGAAGCTGAAGACTTCGTGGTCCGTTTCGTTGAGGACGCTCTGGCGAAACTGGAGTGCAAGCTGTAA
- a CDS encoding DJ-1/PfpI family protein, with protein MKVLLFCCKGFEMMEFAPFYDVVGWAKSEYGYDIELDTCGFNASVPSAFWNTEIKTDKLIWDIHAEEYDALAIPGGDHLYGYFEEAYNERFLELIREFNNHEKVIASVCVAALPIGKSGVLAGRNATTYHLADGYRQKELTGFGVNVINEPVVTDGNIITSYCPQTAPAVAFEMLERLLGKEKADTVRFGMGFR; from the coding sequence ATGAAAGTACTTTTGTTTTGCTGTAAAGGCTTTGAAATGATGGAATTCGCCCCCTTCTATGACGTTGTCGGATGGGCAAAAAGCGAATACGGTTATGATATTGAACTGGATACCTGTGGCTTTAATGCTTCTGTTCCCAGTGCTTTCTGGAACACTGAAATTAAGACAGACAAGTTAATCTGGGATATTCATGCTGAAGAATATGACGCCCTGGCCATTCCAGGCGGGGATCACCTCTACGGATATTTTGAAGAAGCCTATAACGAACGCTTCCTGGAACTGATCCGGGAATTCAATAATCATGAAAAGGTCATCGCAAGCGTATGCGTTGCGGCGCTTCCCATAGGCAAAAGCGGCGTCCTGGCAGGAAGGAATGCCACTACCTATCATCTGGCGGATGGCTACAGGCAGAAAGAGCTGACCGGCTTTGGTGTCAATGTGATCAACGAGCCCGTGGTAACCGATGGGAATATTATTACGTCTTACTGTCCCCAGACTGCTCCGGCGGTCGCTTTCGAAATGCTTGAAAGACTTCTGGGCAAAGAGAAAGCAGATACCGTCAGGTTCGGCATGGGGTTCAGATAA
- a CDS encoding potassium channel family protein: MKSVLLIGLGRFGRGVAEKLYELHHQVLAVDKSEERVNEILPLVTDAQIGDATSETFLRSLGVDNFDVCIVTIGEDFQSSLETTSLLKELGARKVVSRASREVHKKFLLRNGADDVVYPEGQLAAWTAIRHTTEHVLDYIALDSEYAIYDLSVPAEWHGKTVGGLDIRRKYNLNILAVRGDGQPSMVVTGDTMLQENQTILVLGKWKDIQKCFRI, encoded by the coding sequence ATGAAATCTGTATTGCTGATCGGACTGGGACGGTTTGGCCGCGGCGTCGCGGAGAAACTGTATGAGCTTCATCACCAGGTGCTTGCTGTGGACAAGAGCGAAGAAAGGGTCAACGAGATTCTTCCGCTTGTGACGGATGCGCAGATCGGAGATGCTACCAGTGAAACCTTCCTTCGTTCGCTTGGTGTTGATAATTTTGACGTCTGTATTGTGACCATAGGAGAGGATTTCCAGAGCTCCCTGGAGACCACCTCACTGCTGAAGGAACTGGGAGCCAGGAAAGTGGTATCCCGTGCCTCAAGGGAAGTGCATAAAAAATTCCTCCTGCGGAACGGAGCAGACGACGTTGTATATCCGGAAGGACAGCTGGCTGCCTGGACCGCGATCCGCCATACCACAGAGCATGTGCTGGATTATATCGCGCTGGACAGCGAGTATGCCATTTATGATCTTTCAGTGCCGGCGGAATGGCACGGCAAGACAGTCGGCGGGCTGGATATCCGCAGGAAATACAACCTGAACATCCTGGCAGTCAGAGGAGACGGACAGCCGAGCATGGTGGTTACCGGCGACACGATGCTGCAGGAAAACCAGACCATCCTTGTGCTCGGCAAATGGAAAGATATTCAGAAGTGTTTCAGGATCTGA
- a CDS encoding methyltransferase domain-containing protein yields the protein MSIGETITRKRKALGMTQKELAEKLSVSFQAVSKWETDASHPDVELLTALAEVLGTTVDALVGYRSPILADYEERYQTSEYYWGIEPNRLCYDILRLRPPVKPYKVLDIGCGEGKDAVFLARNGYRVSAIDIAENGLEKGRILAERCSTRVDFFKADISDYRLTEKYDIILSSGVFHFLRPDIREEVTDNLKKYTNDGGLHALNVFVSKPYLKRSGEKKGNRYEWKSGELFTYYHDWHMHRIDEELFDCNSGGIPHQHCMDIMVAEKKVK from the coding sequence ATGAGTATCGGTGAAACGATTACCAGGAAACGCAAAGCTCTGGGAATGACACAGAAGGAACTGGCGGAAAAACTGTCCGTCTCCTTCCAGGCTGTTTCAAAGTGGGAAACAGATGCATCCCATCCGGATGTGGAACTGCTGACAGCGCTTGCGGAAGTGCTGGGAACAACCGTGGACGCCCTTGTGGGATACCGGTCTCCGATCCTGGCCGATTATGAGGAAAGATACCAGACTTCAGAATACTATTGGGGTATTGAACCCAACCGTCTTTGCTATGATATCCTGCGGCTGCGGCCGCCGGTAAAGCCATATAAGGTGCTGGATATCGGCTGCGGCGAAGGAAAGGACGCTGTTTTCCTGGCCCGGAACGGCTACCGCGTATCCGCCATTGATATTGCTGAAAACGGTCTGGAGAAAGGCCGTATCCTGGCGGAAAGATGCAGTACCCGCGTGGATTTCTTCAAGGCCGACATCTCAGATTATCGGCTGACAGAAAAATATGACATTATCCTGAGCAGCGGCGTTTTCCACTTTCTCCGCCCGGACATCCGGGAAGAAGTCACGGACAACCTGAAAAAGTATACCAATGACGGCGGGCTGCACGCGCTCAACGTGTTCGTATCCAAGCCCTATCTGAAGCGCTCAGGAGAGAAAAAGGGCAACCGTTATGAGTGGAAGAGCGGAGAACTGTTCACATACTATCATGACTGGCATATGCACAGGATTGATGAGGAACTCTTTGACTGCAACAGCGGCGGCATCCCCCATCAGCACTGTATGGACATCATGGTTGCGGAAAAGAAGGTGAAATGA
- a CDS encoding response regulator: protein MNKPLILIVEDDAPIRNLISVTLEAHEYRHITAGNAGTAIMEATSHNPDIMLLDLGLPDMDGVEVIRKIRSWSNMPIIVISARSDDTDKIEALDAGADDYLTKPFSVDELLARLRVTIRRLNQTKTDNADSPVFVNGSLKIDFASGCAYVSDEELHLTPIEYKLLCVLARNCGKVLTHKYITQQIWGASWENNVASLRVFMATLRKKLEVSPDASMLIQTHVGIGYRMLRITDN from the coding sequence ATGAATAAACCACTGATCCTGATTGTTGAGGATGACGCGCCGATCCGCAACCTGATTTCCGTGACGCTGGAAGCTCATGAATACAGGCATATTACAGCAGGAAACGCCGGAACGGCCATTATGGAGGCAACATCTCATAATCCGGATATCATGCTGCTGGACCTGGGCCTGCCGGATATGGACGGCGTGGAAGTGATCCGGAAGATCCGGAGCTGGTCCAATATGCCCATCATTGTTATCAGTGCCCGCAGTGACGATACGGACAAGATCGAAGCCCTGGATGCCGGCGCGGATGACTACCTGACCAAGCCGTTCTCCGTAGATGAGCTGTTGGCCAGGCTGCGGGTGACGATCCGGCGGCTGAACCAGACAAAGACTGACAATGCCGACAGCCCTGTTTTCGTGAACGGCAGCCTGAAGATTGATTTCGCCTCCGGGTGCGCTTATGTGTCGGATGAAGAACTGCACCTGACGCCGATTGAGTACAAGCTCCTTTGCGTGCTGGCCAGAAACTGCGGCAAGGTGCTGACGCATAAATACATCACGCAGCAGATCTGGGGCGCCTCCTGGGAGAACAATGTGGCCTCCCTGCGGGTGTTTATGGCAACCCTGCGCAAAAAACTGGAAGTATCGCCGGACGCATCCATGCTGATCCAAACCCACGTCGGTATCGGATACCGGATGCTCAGAATTACGGATAATTAA
- a CDS encoding DUF4003 family protein translates to MKNMKPELEKLCADYIANRDTVGKVFKWDSNDLYTVCANVFCACGKIADADRLKKCREVIKKHTGHFSKFRSKKVRSILASMLSLVEKPEERMVLANDYFNLLKRHFKGTEYLVLTAFLLADLADQALTEEAALRGKQIYRRMNQKHRILTNKTDSFFAMLMAFSGKSEDELIAEVEAGYLALKKHFSNSGASQTAAQVFSMTGGLPEEKAQRLNDLYDALTEAEIKYGHADELAPLAALSISDTPIPTLVEEIKEADEFLKDQKGYGTKEDELKKRALHAVMIVSDQYQGTDQVNVTLMTNTLDMLFAKQQASRFSFAVHVVEALLKMVAASHEGKNETKVETDNKSDAQKQPEE, encoded by the coding sequence ATGAAGAATATGAAGCCGGAACTGGAAAAACTCTGCGCGGACTACATTGCAAACCGGGATACCGTTGGAAAAGTTTTCAAATGGGACAGCAATGACCTTTATACCGTATGTGCCAACGTATTCTGTGCCTGTGGAAAGATAGCGGATGCTGACCGCCTGAAGAAATGCCGTGAAGTCATCAAAAAGCACACGGGTCACTTTTCCAAATTCCGGAGTAAAAAGGTTCGTTCCATCCTGGCCAGCATGCTCTCCCTGGTGGAAAAACCGGAAGAGCGGATGGTTCTCGCCAATGATTATTTCAATCTGCTGAAACGGCATTTCAAGGGCACGGAGTATCTGGTGCTGACCGCGTTCCTGCTTGCCGACCTGGCAGATCAGGCCCTGACGGAAGAAGCAGCCCTCCGCGGCAAACAGATTTACCGCCGGATGAATCAGAAGCACCGTATCCTCACAAATAAAACAGACAGCTTCTTTGCGATGCTCATGGCGTTCTCCGGCAAATCAGAAGATGAACTGATTGCGGAAGTGGAAGCCGGCTACCTGGCCCTTAAAAAGCACTTCTCCAACAGCGGCGCCTCCCAGACCGCCGCCCAGGTTTTTTCCATGACTGGCGGCCTGCCGGAGGAAAAAGCACAGCGGCTGAATGATCTGTATGACGCCCTGACGGAAGCGGAAATCAAGTACGGCCATGCTGACGAACTGGCTCCGCTGGCCGCCCTGTCCATCTCGGATACTCCCATTCCAACCCTGGTGGAAGAAATTAAGGAAGCGGATGAGTTCCTTAAAGACCAGAAAGGCTACGGCACTAAAGAGGACGAACTGAAAAAGCGCGCCTTGCATGCTGTGATGATCGTATCCGATCAGTATCAAGGCACGGATCAGGTGAACGTCACCCTGATGACCAATACCCTGGACATGCTGTTTGCCAAGCAGCAGGCCTCCCGTTTCTCCTTTGCTGTCCATGTTGTGGAAGCGTTGCTTAAGATGGTTGCCGCGTCTCATGAAGGAAAAAACGAGACCAAGGTCGAAACAGACAACAAATCCGATGCGCAAAAGCAGCCGGAAGAATAA
- a CDS encoding TrkH family potassium uptake protein — protein MRIWGNHRITTFQIIALGFFLIIMVGTLLLMLPISSKQPGGACFSDCVFTATSAVCVTGLVVRDTVSHWSVFGQAVILMLIQIGGMGVVTAALTLAFISGRRIGLMQRSVMQEAISAPQVGGIVKLTRFIVLTSLSIELIGALLLMPVFIPEFGWRRGIWFSVFHAISAFCNAGFDLMGVHGAYSSMTTYVQNVLVNVVLMLLITIGGIGFLVWNDVKEHRFRLKQYRLQSKIALTASGVMILIPFLWLCFSEMKQMPFGERILPSLFQSVTLRTAGFNTMELNSVGGGSQALMILWMLIGGSPGSTAGGMKTTTGAVLLLTAIAIFRRKDHITCFGRRIGDDAVRNAVALMIMYFSLFFAGGMIISKLETLPLRSCLFETASALGTVGLSLGITTRIGDLSRLILVVLMFMGRVGGLTLIYATQSIRKSTGCSLPMEKVTVG, from the coding sequence GTGAGAATCTGGGGAAATCATCGGATCACAACTTTCCAGATTATCGCTCTGGGATTTTTTTTGATTATCATGGTCGGGACGCTGCTGCTGATGCTCCCGATTTCCAGCAAGCAACCGGGCGGAGCTTGCTTTTCAGACTGTGTATTTACGGCAACTTCGGCCGTCTGCGTGACCGGACTGGTCGTACGGGATACAGTCAGTCACTGGTCCGTGTTCGGACAGGCGGTTATCCTGATGCTGATTCAGATCGGCGGAATGGGTGTGGTTACCGCAGCTCTTACATTGGCTTTTATTTCCGGCCGCAGAATCGGACTGATGCAGCGGAGCGTGATGCAGGAAGCTATCTCCGCACCGCAGGTTGGCGGCATTGTAAAACTGACACGCTTTATTGTCCTGACATCGCTGAGTATTGAACTGATTGGCGCTCTGCTGCTGATGCCGGTTTTTATTCCGGAATTCGGATGGAGACGGGGAATCTGGTTTTCGGTATTCCATGCAATATCCGCTTTCTGTAATGCCGGATTTGACCTGATGGGCGTACATGGCGCCTATTCTTCCATGACAACCTATGTTCAGAATGTGCTGGTCAATGTTGTGCTGATGCTGCTGATTACCATTGGCGGTATCGGGTTCCTGGTATGGAACGACGTGAAGGAACATCGTTTCCGCCTGAAACAATACCGCCTGCAGAGCAAGATTGCGCTGACGGCATCCGGCGTGATGATCCTGATCCCGTTCCTGTGGCTGTGCTTCTCTGAAATGAAACAGATGCCGTTCGGAGAAAGAATTCTGCCGTCCCTGTTCCAGTCGGTGACACTGCGGACGGCAGGCTTTAACACCATGGAGCTGAACAGCGTCGGCGGAGGCAGCCAGGCGCTTATGATCCTGTGGATGCTGATCGGCGGATCCCCCGGATCAACTGCCGGCGGTATGAAAACCACCACGGGCGCGGTGCTGCTGCTGACGGCGATTGCGATCTTCCGGAGGAAAGACCATATTACCTGCTTCGGACGGCGTATCGGTGATGACGCGGTACGGAACGCGGTGGCACTGATGATTATGTACTTTTCGCTGTTCTTTGCCGGCGGAATGATTATCAGCAAGCTGGAAACACTTCCGCTGAGAAGCTGTCTTTTTGAAACGGCATCCGCACTCGGAACAGTCGGTCTGAGCCTGGGCATTACGACCCGGATCGGTGACCTTTCAAGGCTGATTCTGGTGGTGCTGATGTTCATGGGCAGGGTGGGCGGCCTGACGCTGATCTACGCGACACAGTCGATCCGGAAATCCACCGGGTGTTCGCTGCCCATGGAGAAAGTTACGGTTGGATAA
- a CDS encoding ATP-binding protein, which yields MSLQKTENQNARILVCLSSSISNVKVIHAASKITAAFHGTLIALFVETPAYALMSDEDRKRLRSNMNLAEKLGATLETVTGDDVPYQIAEFARVSDISSIVIGQTNTVGGLLRRKKSLTDRLMTYAPDLDYFIIPDYGTKVYMARKQPERNRKRLLTDSAIFVASMLVSTAIGFLFSHLGFTDANIIMVYLLGLLVVSISTTHRAYSMVWAVISVLLFDLLFTTPKFTFYAYGTGYPVTFLIMLAAAFTISTLAIRLKQNAGQSAKAAQRMSVVLETDRQLTKAKSMEEILSVLANQLTKLLDRSLIIYPAENDTLGDPIFYPAAGDTVPYRTNEEKQAVEWAFAHHKRAGATTEVFPKTDYLYYSMRVLEHAYGVVGVAVHDTPLDASEQSVLASVVGECSLALENARNAREKEETMVLAENERLRANLLRAVSHDLRTPLTSIMGNADSLMACGDTLDAKTRGQLYNDIYQDAQWLTGMVENLLSASRMKEGKLNLKMTTELMDDMISEAVTHLSRQLKPYTLNRSQSDELLFVKADARLLVQVVINLLDNAIKYAPEGSTIWIDTLARDGNVVVRIADNGPGIPDDQKDHIFDLFYSSGNPTGDSRRGLGIGLALCQSIIKAHNGTITVMDHEPQGAVFEFALPRDEVNLNE from the coding sequence ATGAGCCTTCAGAAGACGGAAAATCAAAACGCTCGCATTCTGGTATGTCTCTCTTCCTCCATTTCTAATGTAAAAGTAATCCATGCTGCATCCAAAATTACAGCAGCCTTTCACGGGACGCTGATCGCCCTGTTTGTGGAGACGCCTGCCTACGCGCTCATGTCAGACGAGGACAGGAAGCGTCTCCGCAGCAATATGAACCTGGCTGAAAAGCTGGGAGCTACGCTGGAAACAGTGACGGGCGACGACGTTCCTTATCAGATTGCGGAGTTTGCCAGGGTTTCGGATATTTCCAGCATCGTTATCGGCCAGACCAATACGGTGGGCGGACTGCTGCGGCGAAAGAAATCCCTGACAGACCGGCTGATGACCTACGCACCGGACCTGGATTATTTCATCATCCCGGATTACGGCACAAAGGTTTATATGGCACGGAAACAGCCGGAACGGAACCGGAAGCGCCTGCTGACAGACAGCGCGATCTTCGTCGCGTCCATGCTGGTCAGCACAGCCATCGGTTTTCTGTTTTCCCATCTGGGATTTACAGATGCCAACATCATCATGGTCTACCTGCTGGGATTGCTGGTTGTTTCCATATCCACCACCCACCGGGCATACAGCATGGTCTGGGCAGTGATCAGTGTGCTGCTGTTTGACCTGCTGTTTACCACGCCGAAGTTCACATTCTATGCCTATGGAACAGGATATCCCGTAACCTTCCTGATTATGCTGGCGGCGGCCTTTACGATCAGCACCCTGGCGATCAGGCTGAAGCAGAATGCCGGGCAATCCGCCAAGGCGGCCCAGCGGATGAGCGTTGTACTGGAAACAGACCGGCAGCTGACAAAGGCAAAATCCATGGAGGAAATCCTTTCCGTGCTGGCCAACCAGCTGACAAAGCTGCTGGACAGAAGCCTGATCATCTATCCGGCGGAAAACGATACGCTGGGGGATCCGATTTTCTATCCCGCTGCAGGAGATACAGTGCCATACCGAACCAATGAAGAAAAACAAGCGGTTGAATGGGCTTTTGCGCATCATAAACGCGCGGGAGCCACAACAGAAGTCTTTCCCAAAACAGATTATCTGTATTACAGCATGCGGGTCCTGGAGCATGCTTACGGTGTTGTCGGCGTAGCGGTGCATGATACCCCGCTGGATGCTTCGGAACAGAGTGTGCTGGCTTCCGTTGTGGGAGAATGCTCCCTGGCATTGGAGAATGCCCGGAACGCACGGGAAAAAGAAGAAACCATGGTGCTGGCAGAAAACGAGCGCCTGCGCGCTAATCTGCTGCGCGCGGTATCACATGACCTGCGCACGCCGCTGACCTCCATTATGGGCAACGCCGACAGCCTGATGGCCTGCGGAGATACGCTGGACGCGAAAACCCGCGGGCAGCTGTATAACGACATCTACCAGGATGCCCAATGGCTGACCGGTATGGTGGAGAACCTGCTTTCCGCCAGCCGGATGAAGGAAGGAAAGCTGAACCTGAAGATGACAACCGAGCTGATGGATGATATGATCAGTGAAGCTGTCACACACCTGAGCAGGCAGCTGAAACCTTATACCCTGAACAGAAGCCAGTCTGATGAGCTGCTGTTTGTGAAAGCGGACGCGCGGCTCCTGGTGCAGGTTGTGATCAACCTGCTGGATAATGCCATCAAATATGCTCCAGAAGGATCAACGATCTGGATTGATACCCTGGCACGGGACGGGAATGTGGTTGTACGGATTGCTGACAACGGACCGGGAATACCGGACGACCAAAAGGATCATATTTTTGATCTTTTCTACTCGAGCGGCAATCCGACAGGAGACAGCCGGCGGGGACTGGGTATCGGGCTTGCCCTGTGCCAGTCCATTATCAAGGCGCATAACGGAACCATTACCGTTATGGATCATGAACCGCAGGGAGCCGTGTTTGAATTTGCGCTGCCGAGGGACGAGGTGAACCTGAATGAATAA
- a CDS encoding HAD family hydrolase, with product MNTYDYILFDLDGTLTDPGLGITNSVMYALKKFNIEVPDRADLFKFIGPPLKGSFEEFYHFTPDQSELAVGYYREYFRKQGMLENSVYDGIPEMLDHLKASGKKLIVATSKPEAFTLEILRHFKLYDYFDFVAGATMDDTRNKKADIIRYALESCNITDKSSVIMIGDRKHDIIGAQENGLDSIGVLFGYGDRQELTDAGATFIAATPAEIEKLLL from the coding sequence ATGAATACATATGATTACATCCTGTTTGACCTGGACGGAACACTGACCGATCCCGGCCTTGGCATAACCAACTCCGTCATGTATGCCCTGAAAAAGTTCAATATCGAGGTGCCCGACCGTGCGGATTTATTTAAATTCATAGGGCCGCCCCTGAAAGGTTCTTTCGAAGAATTTTATCATTTTACCCCGGACCAGAGCGAGCTTGCCGTCGGTTATTACCGCGAATATTTCAGGAAGCAGGGAATGCTGGAGAACTCGGTCTACGACGGCATACCGGAAATGCTGGATCACCTGAAGGCAAGCGGCAAAAAGCTCATCGTCGCAACTTCCAAGCCGGAAGCCTTTACACTGGAGATTCTGCGTCACTTCAAGCTGTATGATTATTTCGACTTTGTCGCCGGTGCCACGATGGATGATACCAGGAATAAAAAGGCAGACATCATCCGTTACGCGCTGGAAAGCTGCAATATAACCGACAAATCCTCCGTCATTATGATCGGCGACAGGAAACACGATATCATCGGTGCTCAAGAGAATGGCCTGGACTCCATCGGTGTCCTGTTCGGATACGGCGACCGGCAAGAGTTGACTGATGCAGGGGCGACCTTCATCGCAGCTACTCCTGCTGAAATTGAAAAGCTTCTTCTGTAA
- a CDS encoding M42 family metallopeptidase produces the protein MKKISLKKYTDFLVKETETLLNIDSPTGYTENAAAWVLDEFTKLGFDAKLTNKGGVLVSFGGSDKDNGLLLEAHVDTLGGMVAEIKGNGRLRLTNLGGMNPNNAETENVRVVTKFNGVYEGTFQLCNASIHVNGEYNNVKRGWDTCEVVLDEDVKKKEDTEKLGIAVGDIVCFEPNVRITKTGYIKSRFLDDKLSVGILLGLAKYIRDEKIVPKRALYAHITVFEEVGHGGSGNVPEGCTEAVSVDMGCVGEGLQCTEKQVSICAKDSGGPYSYPVVKGLIEAAKASGADYAVDIYPHYGSDVEATLGAGNDLRHGLIGAGVYASHGYERSHRDGAENVLRLLVAYALA, from the coding sequence ATGAAAAAGATCAGTCTGAAGAAGTACACAGATTTCCTGGTTAAGGAAACAGAAACCCTCCTGAACATCGATTCCCCTACAGGCTATACGGAAAATGCGGCCGCGTGGGTATTGGATGAATTTACGAAACTTGGTTTTGACGCAAAGCTTACCAACAAAGGCGGAGTACTTGTTTCTTTCGGCGGCAGCGACAAGGATAACGGTCTGCTTCTGGAAGCGCATGTCGATACCCTTGGCGGTATGGTTGCGGAAATCAAAGGAAACGGACGTCTCCGTCTCACCAACCTGGGCGGTATGAATCCCAACAACGCCGAAACGGAGAATGTGCGTGTTGTGACAAAATTCAACGGGGTCTATGAAGGAACCTTCCAGCTCTGCAACGCTTCGATCCATGTAAACGGCGAGTACAACAACGTCAAACGCGGATGGGACACCTGTGAGGTTGTCCTGGATGAGGATGTAAAGAAAAAGGAAGACACGGAAAAGCTCGGTATCGCGGTTGGCGATATCGTATGCTTTGAGCCGAATGTCCGGATCACCAAAACCGGCTACATCAAATCCCGCTTCCTGGATGACAAACTGAGCGTCGGCATTCTCCTTGGACTTGCGAAATACATCCGGGATGAAAAGATTGTCCCGAAGCGCGCGCTTTATGCCCACATCACCGTTTTTGAAGAAGTCGGCCACGGCGGATCCGGCAATGTCCCGGAAGGATGCACAGAAGCCGTTTCCGTGGATATGGGCTGCGTGGGTGAAGGCCTGCAGTGCACGGAAAAGCAGGTTTCCATCTGTGCCAAGGACAGCGGCGGCCCCTACAGCTATCCGGTTGTCAAGGGTCTCATTGAAGCAGCCAAAGCAAGCGGAGCGGATTATGCGGTGGATATCTATCCGCATTACGGAAGCGATGTGGAAGCCACGCTCGGAGCCGGCAACGATCTCCGTCATGGATTGATCGGCGCCGGAGTATATGCTTCCCATGGTTATGAGAGAAGCCACCGGGATGGCGCGGAAAACGTGCTGCGCCTGTTGGTTGCCTACGCGCTGGCGTAA